In Odocoileus virginianus isolate 20LAN1187 ecotype Illinois chromosome 5, Ovbor_1.2, whole genome shotgun sequence, a single window of DNA contains:
- the LOC110151361 gene encoding olfactory receptor 2A12-like, with amino-acid sequence MQETNQSSVAEFILLGFSFSPRTTPLFFSAFLTTYLLIILGNGLIIILISLDSHLHTPMYFFIVTLSMLDLGYTTTTMPQMLAHLASQKKTISFASCVAQMYIFLVLGITESWLFAIMSVDRYVAICHPLRYKVIMSPQLCRVMVFFCGLWGVISALVYTVFAMRLPYCGPNKINHFFCEVPAVLKLACADTSVNDQVDFVLGFSVILVPLSLILVIYINIFIAILRIRSAQGRLKAFSTCASHITVVTMFCVPAMVMYMKPGSEASPEEDKKLALFYNVISAFLNPIIYSLWNKDVKRAFLKVIGWGRAPE; translated from the coding sequence ATGCAAGAGACTAATCAGTCTTCTGTGGCTGAATTCATCCTTCTGGGTTTCTCCTTTAGCCCCAGAACCACTCCTCTCTTCTTCTCAGCCTTCCTGACAACCTACCTGTTGATCATTCTGGGCAATGGTTTAATCATCATCCTCATCTCCCTGGACTCGCACctccacacacccatgtacttcttcATTGTCACCCTTTCCATGTTAGATCTGGGCTATACCACCACAACTATGCCCCAGATGTTGGCACATCTGGCAAGCCAGAAGAAGACTATCTCTTTTGCCAGCTGTGTGGCCCAAATGTACATTTTCTTGGTGTTAGGCATTACTGAGTCCTGGCTGTTTGCCATCATGTCTGTAGACAGgtatgtggccatctgccacccaCTCAGGTACAAGGTCATCATGAGTCCACAGCTGTGTAGGGTAATGGTCTTCTTCTGTGGACTCTGGGGTGTCATCTCTGCTCTTGTCTACACTGTTTTTGCCATGCGTCTGCCCTACTGTGGTCCCAACAAGATCAACCACTTCTTCTGTGAAGTCCCTGCTGTCTTGAAACTGGCTTGTGCAGACACCTCAGTCAACGACCAGGTAGACTTCGTTCTTGGCTTTAGTGTCATCCTGGTTCCACTTTCTCTCATCCTTGTCATTTACATCAATATCTTCATTGCCATCTTAAGGATTCGTTCAGCCCAGGGGCGGCTgaaggccttctccacctgtgccTCCCACATCACTGTGGTCACCATGTTCTGTGTGCCTGCCATGGTCATGTACATGAAGCCTGGCTCAGAGGCCTCCCCAGAAGAGGACAAGAAGCTGGCCCTGTTTTACAATGTCATCTCTGCCTTCCTCAACCCCATCATCTACAGCCTCTGGAACAAAGATGTGAAGAGGGCTTTCCTCAAGGTGATAGGCTGGGGCAGGGCCCCAGAATGA